The DNA region TGGTTAGAGCGTCGTACTAATACTGGTACACACCTGTAAATGGTATGCGAAGGTCAACAGTTCAATCCTGTTATTGGGCATATTCTTATGTGTGTTTTTTTGTGAGCCTGCTCACtactttccttctccttttgcCTGCGTCAAAATCCACGGCCACTTTTTTGTCGGATAtggtggtttgggatgtCATGCTGTCAATGTAGCCATGTGGAGCAAAGCCCATATTTGGCGGGCTCTAACCAGGtctggaggaggctgttcTTGCTCACAATAAATTCGGCGCCAGCACGGACCTCATGTTCACGGCCCTGAGCTCAATTGACAATTGGACAAGAGACCGATAGCATCGCAATTGGTTTTCGTCTCATGGCCGATTCTTTTGGATTTGGCCGAGGCAGCGCGTCGGCATTGCCTCCCACGGAACCACCATGGCTCCCACGCCAAAAACTACGCCAATTCGCCGGCCCCTGACCTTGAAAGGAGTCGAGAGAAAGAAGCCTGGGCCAGCGCCGAAACCCTTGtccgagaagctcaaggcgaAGGCCCTCAAGCAGATCAAACGCGTCGAACGAAGCTACACCCGCGAGCGCAAGATCGAAGTATTGCTTTATCTCCTTACCCACCGCGTCCCGGACTCTGGCCCCCGAAAAACACCACGCCGCCGGATTGGCCAGCCCCAAGAAGATTGCTCAACACAACCGGTTGTCGAGAATGAGAATGGGGAACTTGTTTGGTACAGAGCACCCACGTACGCCGAAGCTTCGGACTTTTGGAAGATTCCTACGCCAACGATTCAGGGATGGTGGGATTCACGGGACAAACTACTCGAGGGGACGGGTATTGAAGTCCCCAAGGTCGGGCCAGGAGGTGTTCCAAAGGCGTTGGAAGGCTGGAAACCACTGAGCCAGCGTTCAACATTTCGAACCAAAGAAGGAATGCAGCAAGAGGAACCAGTGGTGACGGTTGCGAACCCAAATACGAACGGTGCCACTCCAACTCCCTCGTCATCTGCTGGGGCTTCGTCTGCTGTACCGATAACAACAGCACCGATGACCCCGTCCGTTCGAATCATAGGTCGTGTGAATCCACAACCGCATTACAAACCACCTCCGCCAGCACCTCGACCACCTGCCCCATTAGCCCCCGCTCCGGCACAGCAAATGCCACCGGCTCAAAATAGGCCAGTGGCACAGGCCCCTCCGGTTCAGACCCCTCCCGTCGCGCCAGCAAATCGGCTGGCAGCCCAACCAGCTCCGCATCATGCTCCGCAACCCGGAAAACCTGGCCTCCAACCCGCCGCACACCAGGCTCCGGCGTATCCACAAATACCGCCGGCTTTTGACCCTTCAAACTATGTTGTGCTATACACTGGGCCTCATCCCGGACCTTGGAGCTATCCTGGGCAGCATTGCATACCGCCGGGCACGGTGCTGCCCATAGTTTACGCCGGGCAACCAGTCGAGCTCGGGCCGCCATGTTTTGTGACTGTATATCCCGGCCCACCTTCGTCTGCGCTTACGCCGCCAGCTCCGAGTGGCATGCACAACCGGCCTCCACAACCGGCCCCGCAAGCCGGTCAACATTCGGCAGGTCAAGCCCAAGGCCCACCACAAGCTCCGCATCCCGGACAACAgcaaactccaccaccaccacccggtTATCGTCCGCCACACGTATCAAATGGACCTCCGCCTAATGCCCAACCTCCACAAGGGCAAAGATCAACTGGACCGTCGCCGCCAGTTCCATATGTAAGACCGTCAGGATACATCGGCCCATATGCGCCACCTGGGTTCGCACCAGCTAACCAAGCCGGTCCACCCCCGCAACCACAGAAGGCCGTATCCCAAGGCCGGTCCTCATTACGGACACCAGGTGCGAACATCGGACGTGCCAGCAAGCCGAAGTCTCGAGTCCAGTCGCCTCCGGCCGTGCCCAACGGTGTCAGTACCCAGCTTGAGTCCGGAAATAATGGTCAAACTCCCGTTGCAGCCCAAGACCCATCTGCGGCCGGTTCTACTTCTAGCTCTGATGCGTCTGTCTCTACACCTGCGGAACCTCAGGTAACTGGTTCGGTCGATGTACAACATCAAGACGCCAGCAACGACAAAAATCGGCCCGACAGTCATGTTCACGATCAGGCCGGTGAACCGACGCCCAGCACTCAGGCGCCGATGTCGCCAAGTGGTGATCAAGATGGGGTGGTGCCAGCAAATACTGTCTCAGGGGAGTCAGCAGCAATAGATCGAGATTCCTCATCTGCGGAGGCTGATTCAGAAAAGGCTGCGGCAACGACCCTAGAAGAAACTATGCAAGACGCCACACCACAAGAAGAGATGAACGTCACTCCCACAACGGCTGAAGACGATACCgcgatggaggaggcgctggagcatgtcatggaggaggcgatgaagCAGGAGGCGATGCTGGAAGACtcggctggtggtgagacaCCTGCTTCTTTGTCGGGGTTGTCCTCGCCTAATGATGGCGCGGATGAGACGCGGATGGAAATCGACAGTGAAGAGGCAAAGTCCTCGTCACCGTCACAGAACGGGGAGGCGTATGAGACACCGTATGAAAcgcctgctgttgttgagactgacggtggtgatgagggtgatgaggatgatgtcaTGGTTGATACACCGCCCGAAGACAATGCACAACCTGCTTCGTCAGAGGCGGAGGCAGTGGAGAGTGAAGAGGAGTAGTGGTCCTGATTAATTTGTAAATAATGTGCTGGATGTGGGTGGTATTTTGTTGCCGTGGAAACACAACAAGTTTAGCGTTGATATTCACTAAAGCGAAAGTGATTCAAGGGGGACTGGAAAAAGGGTAGGGGGAAAGATACCATGGACTGAGTCGCAAAATAATCATAATGACAAAAACTGCCAGAGCAGTACAAAGTATCACAAAACTTCAAAGATGTTGAACTTGACATTTTACTCAAATTCAGAAACACCATCTCTATCTACCATGCCATTTAACAAGCCATCAGAAAGCTCCCCACTCGCTTTTCTTCACCACACATTTGCCCCAAACCATCCATTACCAAGTCTAAGAGAGACTAGCAAaagccctcttcctcacctccttcttctgcttctcctcctcctcccaattcTCATCCACGAACCCCTTGACACTCCTCTCCTCAATCtgcatccccaccaccctcaacgcCGCAATATTATACcccatctcatccttctGCTTCCTCAGCGCCTGCCTCAGATTGACTCTGATCCCGTCCAGCATCTGGCGCATCGTCCTGCTGCTGACAATCTGCTTGTGGTGGGTTTTGAGCATGAAAAACAAGATCCTGCAGGTGAGAGGGATGTTCATGCTCCGTAGCGCGAAGAGGTTCAAAAAGGTGAACAGCATCGGCACTGACGCAAAGGGAAGAACCAGAAGCGCATCGTGGAGCGCGGACGCTTTGATCTTGGAGAGGGTGTTCATCACGTATTGCTCCGCCGTGATGTTCCCCAGCGCCATGAAGATGGCGTGCCGTTGCGGCGGCGcaaggttggggttggaagCCTTGGCTACTTCCCACTCTTTCACCACGTTGAGGTCTGccaggccgagctcgagggcCTCGGCTATTCTCTCTCCTGCCATCAACGTCTCAACCGTCTGTTTTGATGCTGCGGCAACCTCGCGGTTTTCATCCTGGGCGTCGGCGTCTTGCTccagggaggtggtgagcgtAGATTCGTAAAGCTCTTCCAGTTCCTTTTCGCGCTCTTCCTCGAGGAAGATCTGCTCGTCCGTTTCCTCCCATACACGAATAGACTTGTCATGAGAGGCGGACACGAGGAAGTTACCCGCGTGGGAGATGGCAAGGGCCCAGATCTCCCCGTGGTGGCCGTCGATACGTTGGATTTGCTCGAATTTATCCCCGTCCCAGTATTTGATCGTGCGGTCTTTGGACGCAGAAAAGAAGTGATGTCCGTTGCCGTCCGAGTTGTGGGGGATGAAGGCTACTTGGAGGATCGAGTCTTGGTGACCAAACAAGGCTTTGTGGCAGTCGCCGAAATCGAGACCCCATATTCTGATGTTCTTgtcggcggaggaggtgatgattAGTTTGCTGTCGAAGGAGATGTCCATGCTTAAGACGGGGAGTTTGTGGCCGTAGAGGTTGAGGTAGAGTTTGAGGGAGTCGACAAAGAAGACCTTGACTGTGCTGTCGAGGAGAGACACAGCCAGGAGCTTGGAGTCGGGGGAGAATTTCAGACTGAGAATGTCGTCAGATACCTTGAGTATCCTCGACTGGACCAGCTTGAGTTTTGGTGTGGTTCTCGTGGTGCCAAGAACTTGCTCCTGGACAATCTTGAAGTCCCAGAATTTGGCTGCTTTGTCGGCACCTCCTGACACCACAGACTTGCCATCTGGGTGGACTTGTAGCGCCCAGATAGCATGGCCCTCGTGTGCATTCACGCTCTCCAGCAACGCCGCGGAAGCCACATCGTACAGTTggagctctccctccttggttcccaccactaccacctTGTCACCTGGCAAAAATGCGCAGCAGAGCGCATAACCACACTCAAATGTTCTAATGCAGGCTTGTGTCTTTACGTTCCAAATCTTCAGCGAACCATTGGCAGCAGATGCCAGCATTTTGTCGTCCGAGCTGAGTGATAGCGAGCGGATGTCTGTGCGATGGCCTGGGAGATCAACACCCAGTGCCTTGTTGTAATCGGCGACATCGGTCTTGGACTTGAGCTTGTCCTTTCCAACAATCGTATAGAGCTCCAACAAGTTGTTTGTGGACCCTACAAGTAATTGCAGGTCCTTGCTCCCTTGTTGTATCGCCCAGTCGACTGATCTGACCTTGCCCGTGGTTCGTACGATAACGTGCTGCGCAAACACATCAGAAATCTCGGCCTTGTTGATGTCGTCGgcgccctcatcctccatgTCAACATCGGCGCCCTTCTTATTTTTTGCCAGTTTctcctttcttctcttctttttcctggcCAAGCTCTTCTTGACCTCTGATTCCGTCCGTATCCTCCAAATTTCAACGTTCTTCTCGACTCCGTGTACGGCGAAGTAATCCCGGCGGGGGTGGAAAATAACCTCGACTGCGCGCTCTTTGCTCGATCGGTGTAATGTGCCTCTGTCGTGGAGGAAGTTTACTGATTGTGAAAGGTCGACTCGTTGCGCCGAGGCAGCCAGTGCCACGACATCCAATGCCCACACCTTCATTTCGCCATCGTTCCCAGCAGTCACGCAGCCGCTCAGATCCGGCGAAACTCCTAGCGCCCAGCATTCGCCATTGCTTTGCGCAACGTGTGTCTCGATACAGTGGCGGGATGAAAGATCCCAGAGCTTAATCAGCGAATCTTTTCCTGTCGTAAGAAGGAATCCCTCTGCGCCCTCGTTgtccaccgccatcaacgcctgctctccatcttcttcctgcaccaccggctccggctcaATGAACCTCAGGCCGGTAACCTGATCTTTGTGTCCTCTCAGCTTGTACTGTcccacctcggccaccaGATCCCAAACAATAACGTCGGTATCCTTCGAACCGGAGGCCAGGCGCACACCAGTCTTGTCGAAAGCGAGAATAGTGACGGCCGACTTGTGGCCGTTGAAGCTCACTACGGAGGTGGCGATCTTGCTGTCCCAAATGCGAATACTGCCATTTTCGTAGCCGACAGCGAACAGATCGGGGTCGGTCTTGCTTTGCGCGATTGCGGTTACCAGAGCTCTGTTGTTCTCTTCTTTCCAGCGGCTGAGGAGTTCGCCCTTCTTGATATCCCAGACTAGCACCTCCTCATTGGCGGCGACGACAGCTTGGCCGGCGCTGCTTTTCGTCTTGTCCTTGGACGACCAGACAATGTTGGAGCTGCTGGATGCGACGACGCCGAAGGACTTTGATGGCTCGAATTTTCTGAGACGGTTAGGGGTGTTATCGAACAGAGCGATGGTTCCAGACAAATACTTACAGGTAGGACTTGACCATATTTGCGACTCGAGATTATCCAATGCAGGCGCACCTCTCAATCGTTGTGGAATGTCCTTGCGCTTCGAGGGAAGTGCTTGTCTTGCTCAGGACTTTTTTTTGGCggcgataagataagaaTTACAAAGGTGAAAACACCGACACTAGCCACACCCGTCGGCAAGGGTTCAGTGGCTGCGGCTCCAGGAATTGCGGGGCAGTAGCTTCAGGGGAGGGGCCTGGTCCGCAGCTTGTCGCAAGCCGAGCAACGTCAGCCTTCCCAGTTGCAACTGACAGGCCCCACTAAAGCTTTCCCCCaacttcatcatcaacaccatagCTACCCGTCGAAGCCGAAACCAGGGGACAAGATGTTGCTGCTCGATTACCAGAATGTGCTGATACAAACGGTGCTCACGGAGCGTTTCTCCGGGTGAGTGTTGTCTTGTCTCTACCAATCTCACCGCCAAGCCCCCCCtgaccatcaccgccataGCTAACCAACAATGCGCCCAACACAGAGCACCCCCCGTGTCCATCGACCAGACCGTGTCCGACTTTGACGGCGTCATCTTCCACATCTCCACCCCCGACACCAAGACGAAGATTGTTGTGTCTATGCAAATCCGCTGCTACAAGGACCTTGTTCGTTACGGCGCTGAGGAACTCCTGGCTGAGGAATATGGCCCGTATGTTATCCCGCCCGAGCCGGGTTATGACTTTTCCCTCCAGATCGACCTCGAGAATCTCCCAGAGGACAAGGAAGCCCGCGATGCGTTGATCATGAAGATTGCTCTGTTGAAGCGCAATGCCATGGCTGCCCCTTTTAAGCAGGCGTACGAGGAGCACTACCACCTgaaggccgaggcggccaagTTCACATCCGAGGAAGCGCCACAGGGTGTCAAGGAGGGCGGGTCCGTGAAGGCTATTCAGTAccgtgaggaggaggcgatcTATGTCAAGGCCAGTCATGATCGCGTCACTGTTATTTTCAGTACCGTGTTCAGGGAGGAGACGGATCGCGTGTTTGGAAAGGTGTTCATCCAGGAGTTTGTGGATGCCCGCCGGAGAGCTATTCAGAACGCGCCTCAGGTGCTGTTCAGGAATGATCCGCCATTGGAGTTGCAGGGTGTGCCGGGTGTGAAGAATACCGGCACCGGGGAGATTGGTTATGTTACTTTTGGTATGTCTCGACATAACCGGCGTGGGATAACATGTGCTAACATACAAACTAGTTTTGTTCCCTCGCCACTTGACTCCTCAGCGTATGAATGATGTTATTTCACATATTCAGACCTTCCGCGATTACTTCCACTACCATATCAAGGCCTCCAAGGCTTATATCCACACTCGGATGAGAAGGCGGACGGCAGACTTCCTCCAGGGTATGTTTGTTCCCTACCACTGTTCCCTGAGTATCATCCTAACGCTTTATATCAGTCCTCCGGAGAGCGAGACCAGAGAACGAAGAAAAGGAGCGCAAGACAGCGAGCGGGAGAACCTTCAAGGCTGGAAACTAGTTTGTTTGGGGCGTGTTTTGGAGTTGAGCGTCTTTTATGGATGTTGTGTATAGGGTGGAGCAATGCAAGCAACGGTCGGGTGACTAATTTACAGACAAGACCTTGGATCGCTGCTCCTTCCCACATCACTGCGTTACCGCATCAACCACTGCCACATCAACACGTTACCCCTTCATCATGTCAACACACTACCCCTTGGCCACAGTAATCCATTACCCTTTATAGAATTGGCGCATTGCCTCTTCGCTATCTTATCATACCACTAGTTCTAGTCGCTTTGAAGACTCTCGCTTGTTTCTTTTCGACATATTGACATATCAATACAGGGTAGCGTACCTTGGACATCTTACCTTGTCTTGTCAGGGGCACTTCAACCGCCAGCTGTACTTCCCTTCTTTTCATATCCGGCACTGTAAAATTTGCAAACCCACCAACGCTCTTCGTTTACTCCTCCTTCCGTCTTCGGAATCCCCTCAGTTTCACTCATCTGGCCATACCCCTTGACCCAGAGGGCCAGGTTTCACAGCATCCACCTGGCGTGTTACAGCTTCAAGTCGTGCCCACCGCCGGAGCCGCATGTCCGCTATCTCTTCGTTTAGggttttttcctttccttttacttacctacctacctaggtacacGCCCCTCCCACAGTCCCGTCCGCCCCGCCTCGTACTGCCCGTTGCTGCTTGATGCggtgtttgctttttttctggTGAGCACGACATACCCTagcggtggtgggtggggggcggACACGACATGcgcccttcccccttccctggCTGACCTATGCTGTGATCCCTTCATGGCTGGaaacctacctacctaccttgtcGGTTTCGCCCGTGCTTTTTGGGCTTGTGGTCGGCGGTCTCCGCGTGAGGTATGGGGTTGTGGGTTACAAAAGAGGGAGGACAAAAAGTTGAGAAAATAGATTAATCCGACccgggagtttggggaggttgaaaGGGGGGAAGTCTCGGTGGACGGATTGGGAAGGGGATGGTGGTAATATGACGGGATTGTAGAACTATCTGTTTGATAGGTGACATGGTGAGGTTatgtttggggttgtggatTTGTTTACCTCTATGACAAGAGGTGTGTGTAGAGGGGTGACGTGATGGATAAGATGAAGCTTTTGATCACGTTATTGACAATTGGTAGTCGATCCGGGCCGATCCTACCGGTTGCCGTCCTCTCTCTCGGTCATTCGAAGAACGTTTGGG from Podospora pseudoanserina strain CBS 124.78 chromosome 1, whole genome shotgun sequence includes:
- a CDS encoding hypothetical protein (EggNog:ENOG503PGSK) codes for the protein MAPTPKTTPIRRPLTLKGVERKKPGPAPKPLSEKLKAKALKQIKRVERSYTRERKIEVLLYLLTHRVPDSGPRKTPRRRIGQPQEDCSTQPVVENENGELVWYRAPTYAEASDFWKIPTPTIQGWWDSRDKLLEGTGIEVPKVGPGGVPKALEGWKPLSQRSTFRTKEGMQQEEPVVTVANPNTNGATPTPSSSAGASSAVPITTAPMTPSVRIIGRVNPQPHYKPPPPAPRPPAPLAPAPAQQMPPAQNRPVAQAPPVQTPPVAPANRLAAQPAPHHAPQPGKPGLQPAAHQAPAYPQIPPAFDPSNYVVLYTGPHPGPWSYPGQHCIPPGTVLPIVYAGQPVELGPPCFVTVYPGPPSSALTPPAPSGMHNRPPQPAPQAGQHSAGQAQGPPQAPHPGQQQTPPPPPGYRPPHVSNGPPPNAQPPQGQRSTGPSPPVPYVRPSGYIGPYAPPGFAPANQAGPPPQPQKAVSQGRSSLRTPGANIGRASKPKSRVQSPPAVPNGVSTQLESGNNGQTPVAAQDPSAAGSTSSSDASVSTPAEPQVTGSVDVQHQDASNDKNRPDSHVHDQAGEPTPSTQAPMSPSGDQDGVVPANTVSGESAAIDRDSSSAEADSEKAAATTLEETMQDATPQEEMNVTPTTAEDDTAMEEALEHVMEEAMKQEAMLEDSAGGETPASLSGLSSPNDGADETRMEIDSEEAKSSSPSQNGEAYETPYETPAVVETDGGDEGDEDDVMVDTPPEDNAQPASSEAEAVESEEE
- the DIP2 gene encoding beta transducin (EggNog:ENOG503NWQD; BUSCO:EOG09260EE7; COG:A) — its product is MVKSYLKFEPSKSFGVVASSSSNIVWSSKDKTKSSAGQAVVAANEEVLVWDIKKGELLSRWKEENNRALVTAIAQSKTDPDLFAVGYENGSIRIWDSKIATSVVSFNGHKSAVTILAFDKTGVRLASGSKDTDVIVWDLVAEVGQYKLRGHKDQVTGLRFIEPEPVVQEEDGEQALMAVDNEGAEGFLLTTGKDSLIKLWDLSSRHCIETHVAQSNGECWALGVSPDLSGCVTAGNDGEMKVWALDVVALAASAQRVDLSQSVNFLHDRGTLHRSSKERAVEVIFHPRRDYFAVHGVEKNVEIWRIRTESEVKKSLARKKKRRKEKLAKNKKGADVDMEDEGADDINKAEISDVFAQHVIVRTTGKVRSVDWAIQQGSKDLQLLVGSTNNLLELYTIVGKDKLKSKTDVADYNKALGVDLPGHRTDIRSLSLSSDDKMLASAANGSLKIWNVKTQACIRTFECGYALCCAFLPGDKVVVVGTKEGELQLYDVASAALLESVNAHEGHAIWALQVHPDGKSVVSGGADKAAKFWDFKIVQEQVLGTTRTTPKLKLVQSRILKVSDDILSLKFSPDSKLLAVSLLDSTVKVFFVDSLKLYLNLYGHKLPVLSMDISFDSKLIITSSADKNIRIWGLDFGDCHKALFGHQDSILQVAFIPHNSDGNGHHFFSASKDRTIKYWDGDKFEQIQRIDGHHGEIWALAISHAGNFLVSASHDKSIRVWEETDEQIFLEEEREKELEELYESTLTTSLEQDADAQDENREVAAASKQTVETLMAGERIAEALELGLADLNVVKEWEVAKASNPNLAPPQRHAIFMALGNITAEQYVMNTLSKIKASALHDALLVLPFASVPMLFTFLNLFALRSMNIPLTCRILFFMLKTHHKQIVSSRTMRQMLDGIRVNLRQALRKQKDEMGYNIAALRVVGMQIEERSVKGFVDENWEEEEKQKKEVRKRAFASLS
- the ARC35 gene encoding Arp complex subunit (BUSCO:EOG09263EQZ; COG:Z; EggNog:ENOG503NV59), with amino-acid sequence MLLLDYQNVLIQTVLTERFSGAPPVSIDQTVSDFDGVIFHISTPDTKTKIVVSMQIRCYKDLVRYGAEELLAEEYGPYVIPPEPGYDFSLQIDLENLPEDKEARDALIMKIALLKRNAMAAPFKQAYEEHYHLKAEAAKFTSEEAPQGVKEGGSVKAIQYREEEAIYVKASHDRVTVIFSTVFREETDRVFGKVFIQEFVDARRRAIQNAPQVLFRNDPPLELQGVPGVKNTGTGEIGYVTFVLFPRHLTPQRMNDVISHIQTFRDYFHYHIKASKAYIHTRMRRRTADFLQVLRRARPENEEKERKTASGRTFKAGN